One part of the Caldicoprobacter guelmensis genome encodes these proteins:
- the rpsD gene encoding 30S ribosomal protein S4, with translation MARYTGPACRLCRREGMKLYLKGSRCYTDKCAFERRPFPPGQHGRNRKKLSEYGIRLREKQKVKRIYGILERQFERYFEMAERMKGVTGENLLQILERRLDNVVYRMGFASSRAQARQLVRHGHFTVNGKRVNIPSYLVNVGDVIGVAEKSANEMEHFKALRQQGPAGNIVPWLSVDFDKLEGTVTALPTRQDIDIPVQEHLIVELYSK, from the coding sequence ATGGCTAGATATACAGGACCTGCATGCCGGCTTTGCAGGCGTGAGGGTATGAAGCTATATTTGAAGGGAAGCCGTTGCTATACCGATAAATGCGCTTTTGAAAGAAGGCCTTTTCCGCCGGGCCAACATGGTAGAAACAGAAAGAAGCTTTCGGAATACGGGATTCGGCTGCGTGAAAAGCAAAAGGTCAAGAGGATATACGGCATACTTGAAAGGCAGTTCGAAAGGTATTTTGAGATGGCTGAACGCATGAAAGGGGTAACCGGCGAAAACCTCCTACAGATACTGGAGAGAAGGCTGGATAATGTGGTCTACCGCATGGGCTTTGCAAGTTCCCGTGCACAGGCACGGCAGCTGGTTCGCCATGGGCATTTTACTGTAAACGGTAAGAGGGTAAATATTCCTTCCTATCTTGTAAATGTAGGAGACGTAATTGGTGTTGCCGAAAAGAGCGCTAATGAAATGGAGCATTTTAAGGCATTACGCCAACAAGGACCAGCTGGGAATATAGTTCCGTGGTTGTCTGTCGATTTTGATAAGCTAGAGGGAACGGTTACTGCATTGCCTACACGCCAGGATATTGATATACCTGTTCAGGAGCACCTGATCGTCGAGCTGTACTCCAAGTGA
- a CDS encoding DNA-directed RNA polymerase subunit alpha, with product MIEIEKPRIEIVEMSEDNRYGKFVVEPLERGFGITLGNSLRRVLLSSLPGAAVTSIKVDGVLHEFSTIPGVKEDLVEIILNLKELCIKMETNEPRVLTINAQGPCEVKAGDIITDADVEIVNPDLHIATLNEDGKLYMEMNVEKGRGYVSAEKNKKPGQPIGIIPIDSIFTPIRKVNFTVEDTRVGQVTDYDKLTLEVWTNGTIRPDEATSLAAKILTEHLALFVNLTDHVNNVEIMVEKEEDKEEKVLEMTIEELDLSVRSYNCLKRAGINTVGELIQRTEEDMMKVRNLGKKSLEEVQQKLKALGLSLKKKEE from the coding sequence ATGATTGAAATTGAGAAGCCGAGAATAGAGATTGTGGAAATGAGCGAAGACAATCGCTATGGCAAGTTCGTGGTGGAACCCCTGGAAAGAGGGTTTGGCATTACCTTGGGGAATTCCTTGAGAAGGGTATTGTTGTCTTCGTTGCCAGGGGCTGCTGTTACTTCTATCAAAGTAGACGGCGTGCTCCACGAGTTTTCCACAATACCGGGCGTGAAGGAGGACCTGGTTGAGATCATCCTCAATCTTAAAGAGTTGTGTATAAAGATGGAAACCAACGAGCCGAGGGTTTTGACCATAAATGCCCAGGGGCCTTGTGAAGTTAAGGCGGGCGATATAATCACCGATGCCGATGTGGAGATTGTAAACCCTGACCTGCACATAGCTACCTTGAATGAGGATGGAAAGCTCTATATGGAAATGAATGTTGAGAAGGGAAGGGGCTATGTGTCGGCAGAGAAGAATAAGAAGCCAGGGCAGCCCATTGGCATTATTCCCATTGACTCAATATTTACTCCTATCAGAAAAGTGAATTTTACGGTGGAGGACACCCGCGTAGGACAGGTTACTGACTACGACAAGCTGACGCTGGAGGTTTGGACAAATGGTACAATAAGGCCTGATGAAGCAACCAGTTTAGCTGCAAAGATACTAACCGAACATTTAGCTCTGTTTGTCAATTTAACTGACCATGTAAACAACGTTGAAATCATGGTAGAAAAAGAAGAGGACAAGGAAGAAAAAGTGCTTGAGATGACTATAGAAGAGCTTGACCTCTCTGTTCGCTCCTATAATTGCTTGAAGCGCGCTGGAATCAATACGGTGGGCGAGCTTATACAAAGGACGGAAGAGGACATGATGAAGGTCAGGAACCTGGGCAAAAAATCCCTTGAGGAAGTGCAACAAAAGCTAAAGGCTTTGGGCTTGAGCTTAAAAAAGAAGGAAGAATAA
- a CDS encoding bL17 family ribosomal protein produces the protein MAKQRKLGKPSDQRRALLRNQVSALLWHGRIVTTEARAKEVRRIAEKLIHLAVEEYDKTVKVQKEVNNEKGQTVTIEVTNDAPSKLNARRKMMAFLYDLREPKSREETKKEYKQRIRQIRHPLIEKLFNEYGPKYRARNQEKNCAGGYTRIIKLGPRRGDGAEQVLIELVD, from the coding sequence ATGGCCAAACAGAGAAAGCTGGGCAAGCCAAGCGATCAAAGGCGTGCACTGCTTCGCAATCAGGTTTCGGCTCTGCTGTGGCATGGAAGGATAGTTACCACAGAGGCAAGGGCAAAAGAAGTGCGTCGCATCGCTGAAAAGCTCATTCACCTTGCCGTTGAAGAATATGATAAGACGGTAAAGGTGCAGAAAGAGGTCAATAACGAAAAGGGTCAGACCGTTACTATAGAAGTTACCAATGATGCTCCTTCTAAGTTGAATGCTAGAAGAAAGATGATGGCTTTCCTTTATGATTTGCGTGAGCCGAAAAGCCGTGAGGAGACCAAGAAGGAGTACAAACAGCGTATAAGGCAAATAAGGCATCCTCTTATAGAAAAATTATTCAATGAATACGGGCCTAAATACAGAGCCAGAAATCAAGAGAAAAACTGTGCTGGCGGTTATACCAGGATTATAAAATTAGGTCCCAGAAGAGGGGATGGCGCAGAGCAGGTTCTTATAGAGTTGGTAGATTGA
- a CDS encoding energy-coupling factor transporter ATPase: MEPIIKLQDVQFEYLSFEGEEIAALNGVTLDIQKGEFVVIIGHNGSGKSTLAKHINALLRPTSGVVWIKGMDTRDEGKLWEIRQTAGMVFQNPDNQLVATVVEEDVAFGPENLGLPPEEIRLRVTQALKAVGMQEYAQAAPHYLSGGQKQRVAIAGILAMKPEIIVLDEPTAMLDPVGRREVMETVKYLNKHEGITVVHITHYMEEAVDADRVIVMEQGRIVLQGTPREVFSQIEVLKEIGLDVPQVTELAYRLRAEGLDVPLNILKVEEMVDAICRL; encoded by the coding sequence ATGGAACCTATCATTAAGTTACAGGATGTACAATTCGAGTATTTAAGCTTTGAGGGTGAGGAGATCGCGGCTCTAAATGGGGTGACACTTGATATCCAAAAGGGGGAATTTGTGGTAATTATCGGCCACAACGGCTCAGGAAAATCCACGCTGGCTAAACACATAAATGCGCTTTTACGCCCCACCAGCGGAGTGGTATGGATAAAGGGAATGGATACCCGAGATGAGGGTAAGCTGTGGGAGATACGGCAGACAGCGGGCATGGTCTTCCAAAATCCCGATAATCAGCTTGTTGCTACGGTTGTGGAGGAGGACGTGGCCTTTGGGCCAGAAAATCTGGGTCTTCCCCCGGAAGAGATACGGTTGAGAGTAACCCAGGCTCTCAAGGCTGTGGGCATGCAGGAGTATGCACAGGCGGCTCCCCATTATCTTTCTGGAGGCCAAAAACAAAGGGTTGCTATAGCCGGTATTCTTGCCATGAAGCCTGAAATAATAGTATTGGATGAGCCTACTGCCATGCTGGACCCTGTGGGGCGACGCGAAGTTATGGAGACAGTGAAGTATTTGAACAAGCATGAAGGAATTACGGTTGTTCATATAACGCATTATATGGAAGAAGCAGTAGATGCCGACAGGGTTATTGTAATGGAACAGGGCAGGATAGTATTGCAAGGAACGCCACGTGAGGTATTTTCCCAGATTGAGGTTTTAAAGGAGATAGGGCTTGATGTGCCACAGGTAACCGAGCTGGCTTACAGGCTCAGGGCTGAGGGGCTGGACGTTCCCCTGAACATCTTAAAAGTGGAAGAGATGGTTGATGCCATATGCCGATTATAG